One stretch of Alcaligenes faecalis DNA includes these proteins:
- a CDS encoding amidase, with the protein MSVNDFATRNTTSSQEAAEAAIARYEQTEDLIQAFAHLDKEQVRRVAQEQENNTGPLKGLVIGIKDLINTADAPATYGSPIYRDNRPTQDAAIVQALRAAGAVPFGKTVTTEFALFSPPKTRNPWNLEHTPGGSSSGSAAAVAANVVPVALGTQTAGSVVRPATFCGIYGFKPSFGALPSSGLKTISPSLDTLGILGQRLEDVRRVFNALRSTPEVSQVLLQAPLRLSFLHTPWWEDIAEDLRDRLEASISHLKTDDGQFEVQLSDKDNLFGELTHAQQAVMGAEVLAHLSHERQQHLELLSPALQTYLDKCAQTQPAELIQAQGLINQVKRHPELIFGDADLILSAAALGEAPTRDTTGDPVLCRAWTALGTPCINLPIGFGKHGLPLGLQVAARPGQDDLLLEAATRIAHRLGTLTIALPELRS; encoded by the coding sequence ATGTCTGTGAATGATTTCGCTACCCGAAACACGACATCCAGCCAGGAGGCGGCAGAAGCGGCGATTGCCCGCTACGAGCAAACCGAGGATCTGATTCAGGCCTTTGCCCATCTGGACAAGGAGCAAGTACGGCGTGTTGCCCAGGAACAGGAGAACAACACCGGCCCCTTGAAGGGGCTGGTCATCGGCATCAAGGATTTGATCAATACGGCGGACGCTCCGGCCACCTATGGCTCGCCTATTTATCGCGATAACCGCCCCACGCAGGACGCCGCCATTGTGCAGGCCCTGCGTGCGGCCGGTGCCGTGCCTTTTGGCAAAACCGTCACCACGGAATTTGCCTTGTTCAGCCCGCCCAAGACCCGCAACCCCTGGAATCTGGAGCACACACCGGGCGGCTCGTCGTCAGGCTCGGCCGCCGCCGTAGCCGCCAATGTGGTTCCGGTGGCCTTGGGCACGCAGACAGCGGGGTCCGTGGTACGCCCCGCCACCTTCTGCGGAATTTATGGCTTCAAGCCCAGCTTTGGTGCCTTGCCCAGCAGCGGGCTGAAAACCATCAGCCCCTCTTTGGACACCCTGGGAATCTTGGGCCAGCGTCTGGAGGATGTGCGCCGTGTCTTCAATGCACTGCGCAGCACCCCGGAAGTATCACAAGTCCTGCTGCAAGCTCCTTTGCGCCTGAGCTTTTTACACACGCCCTGGTGGGAGGATATTGCCGAGGATCTGCGTGATCGGCTGGAAGCGAGCATCAGCCACCTGAAAACGGATGACGGCCAGTTTGAAGTTCAGCTTAGCGACAAGGACAACTTGTTTGGCGAACTGACCCACGCGCAGCAAGCCGTCATGGGGGCTGAAGTGCTGGCCCATTTAAGCCATGAACGCCAGCAGCACCTGGAACTGCTCTCGCCTGCCTTGCAGACCTATCTGGACAAGTGCGCGCAGACACAACCAGCCGAACTGATCCAGGCCCAAGGTCTGATCAATCAGGTCAAGCGCCATCCCGAGCTGATCTTCGGGGACGCGGACCTGATCCTGAGCGCAGCCGCCTTGGGCGAGGCCCCCACACGCGACACCACGGGCGATCCGGTGCTGTGTCGTGCCTGGACGGCGCTGGGCACTCCATGCATCAACTTGCCCATCGGCTTTGGCAAGCACGGGCTTCCTTTGGGACTGCAAGTGGCCGCCCGCCCCGGCCAGGACGACCTGCTGCTGGAAGCGGCCACCCGCATTGCCCATCGCCTGGGCACATTAACTATCGCGCTGCCTGAACTCCGATCCTGA